The following are encoded in a window of Thiohalobacter sp. IOR34 genomic DNA:
- the leuD gene encoding 3-isopropylmalate dehydratase small subunit, with product MKKFETFTGLVAPLDRPNVDTDAIIPKQFLKSIKRTGFGPNLFDEWRYLDRGEPGEDHSQRPLNPDFVLNQPRYQGAEILLARENFGCGSSREHAVWALTDYGFRVVIAPSFADIFYNNSFKNGLLPIALDAETVDRLFRETEATEGYRLTVDLEHQRITTPGGENISFEIDPFRKHCLLEGLDDIGLTLQHADEIRAYEARRREEAPWLFQGI from the coding sequence ATGAAGAAATTCGAGACCTTTACGGGATTGGTGGCGCCGCTGGATCGGCCCAACGTCGATACCGATGCCATCATTCCCAAGCAGTTCCTGAAGTCCATCAAGCGCACCGGCTTCGGACCCAATCTGTTCGATGAGTGGCGCTACCTCGATCGCGGCGAACCTGGTGAGGACCACAGCCAGCGGCCGCTGAACCCCGATTTCGTACTCAACCAGCCGCGCTATCAGGGCGCCGAGATCCTGCTGGCGCGGGAGAACTTCGGCTGCGGCTCGTCACGCGAACACGCCGTCTGGGCGCTCACCGACTACGGCTTCCGGGTGGTGATCGCGCCGAGCTTCGCCGACATCTTCTACAACAACAGCTTCAAGAACGGCCTGCTGCCCATCGCCCTGGATGCAGAGACCGTGGACCGGCTGTTCCGCGAGACGGAGGCGACCGAAGGCTACCGCCTCACCGTGGACCTGGAGCACCAGCGGATCACCACCCCCGGCGGCGAGAACATTTCCTTCGAGATCGATCCCTTCCGCAAGCATTGTTTGCTGGAGGGGCTGGACGACATCGGCCTGACCCTGCAGCATGCGGACGAGATCCGCGCCTACGAGGCCAGGCGCCGCGAAGAGGCCCCCTGGCTGTTTCAAGGCATTTGA
- the leuC gene encoding 3-isopropylmalate dehydratase large subunit, with protein sequence MVAKTLYDKLWDAHLVRMDEDGTGLLYIDRHLVHEVTSPQAFEGLRLAGRKPWRTSSVLAVPDHNVPTTDRAQGIADPVSRIQVETLDANCRDFGITEFTMDDPRQGIVHVIGPEQGATLPGMTVVCGDSHTSTHGAFGALAFGIGTSEVEHVLATQCLIQKKSKNMLVRVDGALPAGVTAKDIVLAIIAEIGTAGGTGHAIEFGGEAIRGLSMEGRMTVCNMAIEAGARAGMVAVDDTTIEYVRGRPFAPQGELWERAVAAWRGLVSDPDAEFDRVVTLDASALKPQVTWGTSPEMVIPVDARIPDPAAEADPVKAAGMRKALDYMGLEAGTPICEVAVDKVFIGSCTNSRIEDLRAAAGVVRGRRKADNVRQVLVVPGSGLVKQQAEAEGLHEIFLAAGFEWREPGCSMCLAMNADRLEPGERCASTSNRNFEGRQGQGGRTHLVSPAMAAAAAIAGHFTDVRDF encoded by the coding sequence ATGGTTGCCAAGACACTCTACGACAAGCTCTGGGACGCGCACCTGGTGCGCATGGACGAGGACGGCACTGGTCTGCTGTACATCGATCGTCACCTGGTCCACGAGGTGACCTCGCCGCAGGCCTTCGAGGGGCTGCGCCTGGCCGGACGCAAGCCCTGGCGTACCTCTTCGGTGCTGGCCGTGCCCGACCACAACGTGCCGACGACCGACCGCGCCCAGGGGATCGCCGATCCGGTGTCGCGGATCCAGGTGGAGACCCTGGACGCCAACTGTCGCGATTTCGGCATCACCGAGTTCACCATGGACGATCCACGCCAGGGCATCGTGCACGTCATCGGTCCGGAACAGGGCGCGACCCTGCCCGGCATGACCGTGGTCTGCGGCGATTCGCATACCTCCACCCACGGCGCCTTCGGTGCCCTGGCCTTCGGCATCGGCACCTCCGAAGTGGAGCATGTGCTGGCCACCCAGTGCCTGATCCAGAAGAAGTCGAAGAACATGCTGGTGCGTGTCGATGGCGCGCTTCCGGCCGGGGTCACCGCCAAGGATATCGTGCTCGCCATCATCGCCGAGATCGGCACCGCCGGCGGCACCGGTCATGCCATCGAATTCGGTGGCGAGGCGATCCGCGGCCTGTCCATGGAGGGGCGGATGACGGTCTGCAACATGGCCATCGAGGCCGGTGCCCGGGCCGGCATGGTGGCGGTGGACGACACCACCATCGAGTATGTCCGCGGCCGGCCTTTCGCCCCGCAGGGCGAGCTGTGGGAACGCGCCGTCGCCGCCTGGCGCGGGCTGGTGTCGGACCCGGATGCCGAGTTCGACCGGGTGGTGACCCTGGATGCCTCGGCATTGAAGCCGCAGGTCACCTGGGGCACCTCGCCGGAGATGGTGATCCCCGTCGATGCGCGTATCCCCGACCCGGCCGCGGAAGCGGATCCGGTCAAGGCCGCCGGCATGCGCAAGGCGCTCGACTACATGGGGCTGGAGGCCGGCACGCCGATCTGCGAGGTGGCAGTGGACAAGGTGTTCATCGGTTCCTGCACCAATTCGCGCATCGAGGATCTGCGCGCGGCGGCCGGGGTGGTCCGGGGGCGGCGCAAGGCGGACAATGTCAGGCAGGTGCTGGTGGTGCCGGGTTCCGGTCTGGTCAAGCAGCAGGCCGAGGCCGAGGGACTGCACGAGATCTTCCTCGCCGCCGGCTTCGAGTGGCGCGAGCCCGGCTGCTCCATGTGCCTGGCGATGAACGCCGACCGCCTGGAGCCGGGGGAGCGCTGTGCCTCCACCTCGAACCGCAACTTCGAGGGTCGCCAGGGGCAGGGCGGACGCACCCACCTGGTCAGCCCCGCCATGGCCGCTGCGGCTGCCATCGCTGGCCACTTCACCGACGTCCGCGATTTCTAA
- a CDS encoding LysR family transcriptional regulator, which translates to MDLNSLRAFVAVAEEGSFSTAASQLHLTQPAVSKRVASLETSLGCALFDRIGRRVGLTEAGQALLPRARRILAEMEDSRRALSNLSGRVGGVLRVGTSHHIGLHRLPPVLRRYTGHFPEVELDLRFMDSEAACRAVERGELELAIVTLPPSAGPSLERIAVWPDPLSVVTAPDHPLARRRRIRPAQLAEYPAILPAESTYTRQIAEQALRPLGLDLRLGLATNYLETIKMLVSVGLGWSLLPRTMLDGQIRAIPVTGLSLQRTLGVVRHRQRTLSNAAQRLLDLLREEA; encoded by the coding sequence GTGGATCTGAACAGTCTCAGGGCCTTCGTGGCCGTCGCCGAGGAAGGCAGCTTCTCCACCGCCGCCAGCCAGCTTCACCTCACCCAGCCTGCCGTGTCCAAGCGGGTCGCATCGCTGGAAACCTCGCTGGGCTGCGCCCTGTTCGACCGCATCGGCCGCCGGGTGGGCCTGACCGAGGCCGGCCAGGCCCTGCTGCCGCGGGCCCGGCGTATCCTGGCCGAAATGGAGGACAGCCGGCGCGCCCTGTCCAATCTGTCCGGCCGGGTCGGCGGTGTACTGCGGGTCGGCACCAGCCATCACATCGGCCTGCACCGCCTGCCGCCGGTGCTGCGGCGCTATACCGGCCACTTTCCGGAGGTCGAACTTGACCTGCGGTTCATGGACTCGGAGGCCGCCTGCCGCGCCGTGGAACGGGGCGAACTGGAACTCGCCATCGTCACCCTGCCGCCGTCTGCCGGCCCATCCCTGGAACGGATCGCGGTCTGGCCGGACCCCCTGAGCGTGGTGACCGCACCGGATCACCCGCTGGCGCGGCGCAGGCGCATCCGCCCCGCGCAACTCGCCGAGTACCCGGCCATCCTGCCGGCAGAGAGCACCTATACCCGGCAGATCGCGGAACAGGCCCTGCGGCCGCTGGGCCTGGATCTGCGCCTCGGACTGGCCACCAACTATCTCGAAACCATCAAGATGCTGGTCTCGGTCGGCCTGGGCTGGAGCCTGCTGCCACGCACCATGCTCGACGGCCAGATCCGCGCCATCCCGGTCACCGGCCTCTCGCTGCAACGCACCCTGGGGGTGGTCCGTCACCGCCAGCGCACCCTGTCCAACGCCGCCCAGCGACTGCTTGACCTCCTTCGAGAGGAGGCATGA
- a CDS encoding SGNH/GDSL hydrolase family protein, whose product MRGIWFAIVLLCFSIPATAVIVQPYSDIYVFGDSLSDTATRVTNGDMWVEYLAPRLGLSYDPAKNYALSGADSADILNQVSSYEAAYSVDPGALYVIWGGAMDIFNNPLDPYAVIGTATTNLANAVGLLASAGASSILVPNLPDLGLTPAAISLGIVDQARAVSQTFNASLASALAGYGTLDLDVYSLLNMVVADPASYGLSNVTGSCVDDSMDPACTGYLFYDEVHPTSRGHQLIGDAMYAAVVPLPASALLWWSGLAALALVGRRRTAA is encoded by the coding sequence ATGAGAGGAATCTGGTTCGCCATCGTACTGCTGTGCTTCAGCATCCCCGCCACGGCCGTGATCGTGCAGCCCTACAGCGACATCTACGTCTTCGGCGACAGCCTGTCCGACACCGCGACGCGGGTCACCAACGGCGACATGTGGGTGGAATACCTCGCTCCCCGCCTGGGGCTCAGCTACGACCCGGCCAAGAACTACGCGCTGTCGGGAGCAGACAGTGCCGACATCCTCAACCAGGTCAGCAGCTACGAAGCCGCCTACAGCGTCGACCCCGGGGCGCTCTATGTCATCTGGGGCGGGGCCATGGACATCTTCAACAACCCCCTGGATCCCTATGCCGTCATCGGCACCGCCACCACCAATCTGGCCAACGCCGTCGGTTTGCTGGCCAGTGCCGGAGCCAGCAGCATCCTGGTTCCCAATCTGCCCGATCTGGGCCTCACCCCCGCCGCCATCTCACTGGGGATCGTGGACCAGGCGCGGGCCGTCAGTCAGACCTTCAACGCCTCACTGGCCAGTGCCCTGGCTGGCTATGGAACCCTCGATCTCGACGTCTACAGCCTGCTGAACATGGTCGTCGCCGACCCCGCCAGCTACGGCCTCAGCAATGTCACCGGCAGCTGCGTCGACGACAGCATGGATCCGGCGTGCACCGGTTACCTGTTCTACGACGAGGTGCATCCCACCAGCCGCGGCCACCAACTCATCGGCGACGCCATGTACGCGGCCGTGGTCCCGCTGCCTGCCAGCGCCCTGCTCTGGTGGAGCGGCCTGGCCGCTCTGGCCCTGGTCGGCCGCCGCCGGACGGCGGCCTGA
- a CDS encoding MFS transporter, with the protein MPPYWRLSGFYFFYFASLGALVPYWSLYLKALGFGGAEIGELIAILMATKLVAPNVWGWIADHSGRRMAIIRSASLLSVLAFAAVFWSHGYWPLALVMAGFSFFWNASLPQFEAVTLSHLGSSTHRYSSIRLWGSIGFILAVAGLGPLLDRFGAGLLPGVLLGLFAAIWVASLGVPEAPTAVHHREHEPLRRVLRRREVWVLLLVCFLMQASHGPYYTFYTLYMEEAGYSRGQIGQLWALGVIAEIGVFLVMHRWLPRFGARRLLLSSLLLTTLRWLLIGAFPDRLPLVLLAQSLHAASFGIYHAVAIHLVHRLFVGRNQGRGQALYSSLSFGAGGAAGSLAAGYVWAGVGHAATYYAAALLSGAALLLAWRGRLSD; encoded by the coding sequence ATGCCCCCGTACTGGCGCCTGTCCGGCTTCTACTTCTTCTACTTCGCCAGTCTTGGCGCCCTGGTCCCCTACTGGAGCCTGTATCTCAAGGCGCTGGGTTTCGGCGGCGCCGAGATCGGCGAGCTGATCGCCATCCTCATGGCCACCAAACTGGTGGCGCCCAACGTCTGGGGCTGGATCGCCGACCACAGCGGCCGGCGCATGGCCATCATCCGCAGCGCCTCGCTGCTCTCGGTGCTGGCCTTCGCCGCGGTGTTCTGGAGCCACGGCTACTGGCCACTGGCCCTGGTGATGGCCGGGTTCAGCTTCTTCTGGAATGCCTCGCTGCCACAGTTCGAGGCGGTCACCCTCAGTCATCTGGGTAGCTCCACCCACCGTTACAGCAGCATCCGTCTGTGGGGATCCATCGGTTTTATCCTCGCCGTCGCCGGCCTGGGACCGCTGCTCGATCGCTTCGGCGCCGGGCTGCTGCCCGGGGTGCTGCTCGGCCTGTTCGCCGCCATCTGGGTGGCGAGCCTTGGCGTGCCCGAGGCACCGACGGCCGTCCATCACCGCGAGCACGAACCGCTGCGCCGGGTGCTGCGCCGGCGTGAGGTGTGGGTGCTGCTGCTGGTGTGCTTCCTGATGCAGGCCAGCCACGGTCCCTACTACACCTTCTATACCCTGTACATGGAGGAGGCCGGCTATTCACGGGGCCAGATCGGCCAGCTCTGGGCGCTGGGGGTGATCGCCGAGATCGGCGTTTTTCTGGTCATGCACCGCTGGCTGCCGCGCTTCGGCGCCCGCCGGCTGTTGTTGAGCAGTCTGCTGTTGACCACCCTGCGCTGGCTGCTGATCGGCGCCTTTCCTGACCGGTTGCCGCTGGTGCTGCTGGCCCAGAGCCTGCACGCCGCGAGTTTCGGCATCTACCACGCGGTGGCCATCCACCTGGTGCACCGGCTGTTCGTGGGCCGCAATCAGGGACGTGGCCAGGCGCTCTATTCCAGCCTCAGCTTCGGTGCCGGCGGGGCTGCGGGCAGCCTGGCCGCCGGCTACGTCTGGGCCGGTGTCGGCCACGCCGCCACCTACTATGCCGCCGCCCTGCTCAGCGGCGCCGCCCTGTTGCTTGCCTGGCGGGGACGCCTCTCGGACTGA
- the aroC gene encoding chorismate synthase, with amino-acid sequence MSGNSFGKLFTITSFGESHGPAIGCIVDGCPPGLALTEADLQRDLDRRRPGTSRHTTQRREADQVQILSGVFEGRTTGTPIGLIIHNTDQRSKDYSEIMDRFRPGHADYSYQQKYGFRDYRGGGRSSARETAMRVAAGGIARKYLRERCGIEIYGYLAQLGPLKPRVFERSAIETNPFFWPDPAMIPELEAYMDALRKSGDSIGARVNVVASGVPPGLGEPIFDRLDADIAHALMSINAVKGVEIGAGFASVEQKGTEHRDEITPEGFLSNHAGGVLGGISSGQDILASIAMKPTSSLRLPGRSVNLAGEPVEVVTKGRHDPCVGIRATPIAEAMLAIVLMDHLLRHRAQNLDVQSATPVIPASAPAVDD; translated from the coding sequence ATGTCCGGTAACAGCTTTGGCAAACTCTTCACCATCACCAGCTTCGGCGAGAGCCACGGGCCCGCCATCGGCTGTATCGTGGACGGCTGTCCGCCCGGGCTGGCGCTGACCGAGGCCGACCTGCAGCGCGACCTGGACCGCCGCCGGCCCGGCACTTCGCGCCACACCACCCAGCGGCGCGAGGCCGATCAGGTGCAGATCCTCTCCGGCGTCTTCGAGGGGCGGACCACGGGCACGCCCATCGGCCTCATCATCCACAACACCGATCAGCGTTCCAAGGACTATTCCGAGATCATGGACCGCTTCCGGCCGGGGCATGCCGACTACAGCTACCAGCAGAAATACGGCTTCCGCGACTACCGCGGCGGCGGGCGTTCATCGGCCCGCGAGACGGCGATGCGGGTGGCCGCCGGCGGCATCGCCCGCAAGTACCTGCGCGAGCGCTGCGGCATCGAGATCTACGGCTACCTGGCGCAGCTCGGGCCGCTCAAGCCCAGAGTGTTCGAGCGGTCCGCGATCGAGACCAATCCCTTCTTCTGGCCCGACCCGGCGATGATTCCGGAGCTGGAGGCCTACATGGACGCCCTGCGCAAGTCGGGCGATTCCATCGGCGCGCGGGTCAACGTGGTCGCCAGCGGCGTGCCGCCGGGACTCGGCGAGCCCATCTTCGACCGCCTGGACGCGGACATCGCCCATGCCCTGATGAGCATCAACGCCGTCAAGGGGGTGGAGATCGGTGCCGGTTTCGCCAGCGTCGAGCAGAAGGGCACCGAACACCGTGACGAGATCACGCCCGAGGGTTTTCTCTCCAACCACGCGGGCGGCGTGCTGGGCGGCATCTCCTCCGGGCAGGACATCCTGGCCAGCATCGCCATGAAGCCGACCTCCAGCCTGCGCCTGCCCGGCCGGTCGGTGAACCTGGCGGGCGAGCCGGTGGAGGTGGTCACCAAGGGCCGGCACGATCCCTGCGTGGGCATCCGTGCCACGCCCATCGCCGAGGCCATGCTGGCCATCGTGCTCATGGACCATCTGTTGCGCCACCGGGCCCAGAATCTCGATGTGCAATCGGCCACCCCGGTGATCCCCGCATCGGCGCCGGCCGTCGACGACTGA
- the hemN gene encoding oxygen-independent coproporphyrinogen III oxidase, translated as MQQRLEFDSELIRRYDTSGPRYTSYPTAVQFSEAFGEAEYRAWAARSNQAAGRRPLSLYFHIPFCNTVCFYCACNKVITANRKRAQPYLDHLYREIRLQGELFDRERPVEQLHWGGGTPTFISQDQMRELMAVTAEHFNLLDDDTGEYSIEIDPREADASTIALLRELGFNRLSLGVQDFDPKVQKAVNRIQSEAETRAVLDAAREQGFRSTSLDLIYGLPLQTVDSFSRTLEKVIEMDPARLSIFNYAHLPQMFKSQRQIDAAQLPSPDEKLAILGHTIERLTDAGYVYIGMDHFAKPDDELAVAQREGTLYRNFQGYSTHADCDLVAMGATSISKVGDSYSQNLKALDAYAEALDAGRLPVFRGIELDADDILRREVITRLICNFELDYAAIEDKYGIDFKAYFASSLQALAPFQADGLLELEAAGIRVLPRGRLLIRNICMQFDRYLQGGRPERFSKVI; from the coding sequence TGGGCGGCACGCAGCAACCAGGCAGCGGGCCGCCGGCCGCTGTCGCTGTATTTTCACATCCCCTTCTGCAACACGGTCTGCTTCTACTGTGCCTGCAACAAGGTGATCACCGCCAACCGCAAGCGTGCCCAGCCCTATCTCGACCATCTCTACCGGGAGATCCGCCTGCAGGGCGAGCTGTTCGATCGCGAGCGGCCGGTGGAGCAGCTGCACTGGGGCGGCGGCACCCCGACCTTCATCAGCCAGGACCAGATGCGCGAGCTGATGGCGGTCACCGCCGAGCACTTCAATCTGCTCGACGACGATACGGGTGAATACTCCATCGAGATCGACCCGCGCGAGGCCGATGCCAGCACCATTGCCCTGTTGCGCGAACTGGGTTTCAACCGCCTGAGTCTCGGTGTGCAGGACTTCGACCCCAAGGTGCAGAAGGCGGTCAACCGCATCCAGAGCGAGGCCGAGACCCGGGCGGTGCTGGATGCGGCCCGCGAGCAGGGTTTCCGCTCCACCAGTCTGGATCTGATCTATGGCCTGCCGCTGCAGACCGTGGACAGCTTCTCCCGCACCCTGGAGAAGGTCATCGAGATGGATCCGGCCCGGCTGTCGATATTCAACTACGCCCATCTGCCGCAGATGTTCAAGAGTCAGCGGCAGATCGACGCCGCCCAGCTCCCCAGCCCGGACGAGAAACTGGCCATCCTCGGCCACACCATCGAACGGCTGACCGATGCCGGCTATGTCTACATCGGCATGGACCATTTCGCCAAGCCGGACGACGAGCTGGCGGTGGCACAGCGGGAAGGCACCCTGTACCGCAACTTCCAGGGCTATTCCACCCATGCCGATTGCGACCTGGTGGCCATGGGGGCCACCTCGATCAGCAAGGTGGGGGACAGCTACAGTCAGAACCTGAAGGCGCTGGACGCCTATGCCGAGGCGCTGGATGCCGGCCGCCTGCCGGTGTTCCGCGGCATCGAACTGGATGCCGACGACATCCTGCGGCGTGAGGTGATCACCCGCCTGATCTGCAATTTCGAGCTGGACTATGCCGCCATCGAGGACAAGTACGGCATCGACTTCAAGGCGTATTTCGCCTCTTCGCTGCAGGCGCTGGCGCCCTTCCAGGCCGATGGACTGCTCGAGCTGGAGGCCGCCGGCATCCGGGTGCTGCCACGCGGCCGGCTGCTGATCCGCAACATCTGCATGCAGTTCGACCGCTATCTGCAGGGCGGTCGCCCGGAGCGCTTCTCGAAGGTGATCTGA